CGCAAAGGATTTAAACACCGCTTCTGTAATATGGTGCAAGTTTTTGCCTCGCTTTATAGAGATATGCACCGTTATGTTTGCATTAAAGCACACGGCGCGAAGCCACTCCTCCACTAGCTCAATGTCAAAATCCAAAATCTTGCCACGATACTCACAGGCACTTGTATCAAACACCAAAAATGCTCGATTGCTAATGTCTAAATCACACTCCGCGCACGCCTCGTCCATCGCCACCGCTCCATTGCCAAATCGCTCGATATTTTGCACGGGATAGATACTTTGTGCCAAAAGTTTGCCGATGACTATCCCGCAGTCCTCCACACTATGATGAAAATCCACCTCCACATCGCCCTTGCATTCTAGCTCTAAGTCAAAAAGCGCGTGCTTGGCAAACGCCTCTAGCATATGGTCAAAAAATCCTATGCTTGTGTGGATTTTGGATTTTCCACTGCCATAAATGTCTAGCTTTGCGTTGATTTGCGTTTCTTTGGTGTTGCGAGTAAGGGTGTTTTGCGCTTTCATCTAAGTCCTTAAAAAGTTTTTGTAAAGTGATTTTTGCTGAAGTTTTTGCTTTTTTTTGATTCTTTAATCTTTTCCACGTCTTAAATATGGAAAGCAAAAAGCAAAATGTAAAGTGTATTGCCTTAAAAATTTGCAAATATTTTTCAAAAGTTTTAATAAAAACCTTTGATTTTGCTAGATTTTGCAATCTAAGCACAAAATCTTTAGAAAAAAGTCAAATAAAAGTCAAATTGTAGCATTTCTTTGTAATTGTTTGCAATGTAGAAGTGGGGTTTTAGCAAAAAAGAGTTATTTAGTAAGCATTTTTTAAGCTATTTAGTGAAGTATTTGTGGCGTAAAATCACACAAAATCTAGCTCAAAACCAGCCATATTAGTGATTTTGGCTTCTCTATCAGGGATTCTACGCGCTTTTTGAGAAAAGGCAAGCTAGACAACGCCCGCCCTCTCTATTTCCTCAAATCCCCCTTAAATACGCTTCATACAGCTTAAAGCAATTTTACTTGCCTTTAAGCGTTGGGATATACTTAGATAGTGCGTCTATGTCCTCTGCGCTAAGGGAGGCTGCTTGTCCCCACATAGTCGCGCCTAGCCCAAATGTATTTAGCGTCTTTGCTTTGTAGCCTAGAAGTGAAGTTTTGATTTGCTCTGGCGTGAGCGTGTTTGTGATTTTACTTTTGCCAAGTGCTTGTTTCTCCATTTTTGGTCCGTGGCAGGACTGACATCTTTGCTTAATGATAGTGGCTGGGTCAGCTGCATTTGTGATAACCACCACCCCTAGCGATAAAGCACCTAGTGCAAGCACTTTTTGAAGTGAGTTCTCCATTTTCTCTCCTTTGGTTGTTGTGATTTCTTTAGGCGATTTTGGGGTAAATCTCACTAAAGCAAGCATATTATATTCCCAAAAAGCCAACAGAAATGAGATAAAGTTACAAAACGCAAAAATGCCATACAAAAGTAGCGCGACACACCACCCAAAACTATGCCAAAAGCACTATACAAAGAAGTAACGCACAAAATAAAAACAACGCAAAATCTCTATCAACCAAATTGCCAAGAAATTGCCAAAAATCACAAAAATGGAATCTCTTTTGCTTCAATCAAAGCCATACCAAATCGCCAAAAGCACATTTTACACGCGCAATTAAGGAGAATCTATGCGAGCAAAGCAGACAAAGGACTTTTTCAAAAGCTGGGATTTTTATGCTAGCTGGGGGAGTAGCACTGCTAGTTTTAGTGCCAAGCAGCCAAAATCTAGCCCAAATCTAAAAAAAACATTCAAAAATATAATATGTGGCTACGGAGCTAGAGTAATCGTAGCAGTGCTACTAGGTAGCGTAGCAATCGGTGTGCTTACCCCTGCAAAAGCCGAAAAAATCGGCGAAATAGCCAATGTCGTAGGCGTGCGCAACAACCAACTAATCGGCTATGGACTTGTCATCGGGCTAAATGGCACGGGGGATAAAACAAGCTCACGCTTCACAATGCAATCTATCGCAAATATGCTTGAGAGCGTAAATGTCAAAGTCGATGCAGAATCTATCAAATCAAAAAATGTCGCTGCCGTGCTTGTAACGGCGGATTTACCACCATTTGCAAGACAAGGCGACAAGCTAGATGTCAAAATCTCCTCCATAGGCGATGCCAAATCACTAGAATCTGGGATTTTGGTAATGACGCCACTTAGCGCGGTAGATGGCAATATCTACGCCGTAGCACAAGGGGGCGTAACCACAGGAACTTCAAGCAACCTCTTAAGCGCACAAGTCGCGCAAGGTGCAGTCGTAGAGCGTGAAGTCCCTTACAATCTCTTTAGCCAAGATAATATCACACTAAGCCTAAAATCTAGCAATTTCCAAAATGCCGTGAAAATCCAAGAATCCCTAAACAAAATCTTTGGCGAGCAAACAGCATTAGCGATTGATTCTCGCACCATAAAGGTAAGCAAACCCCAAGACATAACGCCTGTGGAATTTGTCGCGCTTATCCAAGAAGTGCAAATCGACTACTCCCAAGCAAACAAAATCATCATTGATGAAAAATCTGGCACAATCGTAGCGGGCATAGATATTCCTGTGCGTCCTGTTGTCGTTACTAGCGGAAATATCACGCTAAAAATCACAAACGAGCCACTAGAGGGCGAAAATCTAGAGCAACTAGATGCTACAAGTAGCTTTGATGAGGGGGCTGGCACGATAAGTGCGAGCGAAAAGTCCACGACTATATCAACCGTAGTCAAAGCACTGCAAAAAATGGGAGCTAGCCCAAAAAATATGATTTCTATCCTAGAAGCTATGCGACAAAGTGGCGCAATCGCAACCCCCATAGAGGTTATTTAGATAGAAATTATGCAAGTAGAAAATATTTAGCAAAGCAAAGGAGTGTCCAAATGAAAATCGATAGCACAAATGCCCTAAACCAATACCAAGCACTAAAAATCCAAAGCCTAGAATCTAGCCTAAGTAGCAAAGCACAAGGCAAGTCTACGCTTCACCACCAAGCAAACGCACTAAAAGACAATCCCACCCAAAAGAGCCAAAACGCTCAAAGCAAAGAGGATGCCGCACTAAAAGAGCAAACCGATGCGTTTGAAGCGATTTTGCTAAAATTTATGCTTGATAACGCGCTAAAGCTAGAAGACCCACTTTTCCCAAAGCAGCCCGGCACAGACATTTATCATAGTATGTATAAAGAATCATTATCCGAGCAGCTATCAGGTAGTTTTGGGTATTCAAAAGCATTGTATGATTGGCTAAAAGAGCAAGGCAAAGCCTAAAGTCATAAATCTTGCCAAATCTAGCAAACAAAGTCTATAAATGCCAAAAAACACCACAAACCCCGCAGGTAAAAAAATCTCAAGTGAAAATCTGCCAAACGAGATTTTGCCTAATGAGATTCTGCCAAACGAAATCTTGCCAAATGATTTCCTAAAAGACAATCCCCAAAATATCAAAGCATTGCTAGAGGAATTTATCCGCATTTCATACAGCTACGAAAAAGAAGTCAAAGACGCAAAAGCCCTCTATGAGCGACTTATCGAGACACTCCCAGAAGCGATATGGGTGTATAATCCAAATGGAAGTTTTTTTTATCAAAACAAGTTAGCCAAAGATTTAAGTGTGATTTTAGATAAGCTAGAATCACTAAAACACCACAAAGACTTACAAAGCAAAAAATCCGCGCCAAAATCCACCCAAGAAGAAATCACCTACCAAAACAAAATCTACCTTATACAAACAAACTATGTCAAAGCCAATGACACCGATGAGACGCAGTGGAACACCCTAATCACCGCCACAGACATCACAAGCCAAAAGCGACAAGATAGGCTTGCTTCTATGGGGCAAATCTCTGCCCACCTAGCACACGAGATACGCAACCCCATAGGCTCTATCTCACTGCTTATCTCTACCCTTGCTAAGCGTGCCACACAGGAGCAAAAACCCCTCATTAGCGAGCTTCAAAAAAGCATTTTTCGCGTAGAGCGAATCATCAAAGCCACGCTACTTTTTTCCAAAGGCATAAGCGCAAATCGCTCGCCCAACAAAATCTCCTCTTTGCGTGATGAATTGCGTGATACACTTGCGTATTATAGCTTTAGCAAGGATATAGATTTTGAGTTTGACTTTGTCGATAAAGTCGCGCTTTTTGACAAAGATTTGCTCTTTATTGCGTTGCAAAATTTCCTTTTTAATGCCATTGATGCGATTGAGGAGGGGGAAGCACAAAGAGGGAAAATCACTCTAAAAGCACAGCTAGATGGCGAGGAGCTTATCTTTAGCATACAAGATAATGGCAAGCCCTTTGATGAGGGGTTTGATGAAGTCGCGCTTTTTGAGCCATTTGTCAGCACCAAGCTAAAGGGAAATGGCTTAGGGCTAGCCCTCTCAAAGCAAATCATAGAATCTCATCAAGGCACTATCACGCTAAATGCAAACCAAAAGCTATTTATCGTGCGGATAAAGCGGGCATAAAATTTTATGGGCGAGATTTTGCAAGCAAGTTTTACAAGCAAAATAGTTTAAGGTATAAATTTAGGTTTTGGCAGGCATTATGCGTATAAAAAATATTAGCTTCTTTGCACTCTTTGCGCTATTTTTGGTGCTTTTTGGCTTTTGCTACTCTAATGAAAATTCTAGCGGGGATTTTAGCGAAAATTTTGGCATAAATTCTAGTGCGGATTTTAGCGAGGATTTTGACAAATCCACGCAAGTCTTCGCGCTTAGCAACTTTGATAAAAAGCTACTAGAAAATGGCTCGCTTCAAGGATATGTAGTAAGTGAAAAGCTCGATGGCGTGCGAGCACTATGGGACGGAGTAGTCCTAAAAAGCAGAAGTGGCAAAGCCTTTAGCCCACCAAAATGCTGGGTAGAAAATCTGCCAGATTTTGCCCTTGATGGCGAGCTTTTCATCGCTAGAGGGAAGTTTGAGGAAGTGCTAAGCATAGTAAGCAAGGGCGATAGTCAATGCGAGAAATGCAAGTGCGAGGAGTGGAGCAAGGTGGGGTATTTCATCTTTGATGTTCCCCAAGCAAATCAAAAATTAAATGCTAAAAATAGTGCTAAATCTAGCGCGGATTCAAGCGCAGAATCTAGTGCGAAATCCTACACACTTTTAGAGAGACTAGCCCTGCTAGAGAGTTGGATAGAAAATCGTGCAAACAAGACAAACAAAGCAAGTCAAGCAAAAACCACAAAAGCCAAAAATAGCGCGGATTTAGATAGCGCAAAAGCGAGTAAAAATCCTATCTTGCATATTATCCCCCAAGAGAGTGTGCCTAGCCAAGAAGCCCTGCAAAAAAAGCTAAAAGAGGTTGAAAAGCTCGGTGGCGAAGGACTTGTTATCCGCAAAAATAGCGCACCTTATGAGAGATTTCGCACGACAAATGCAATGAAGCTAAAATCATACAGCGACACCGAATGCGTAGTAGTAGCACACAATCAAGGCAAGGGCAAGTTTTCTCACGCGCTAGGCTCACTTACTTGCGAAAGCCTGCCACTAGATTTTGCCACCACAAAAAGCGCGAAAAATGCGGATTCCACACAGCCTGCACCGCTTACATTCCCCACACATTTGCGCAAAATCCGCTTCAAAATCGGTAGCGGCTTTAGCGACAAAGACAGAGCAGCCCCTCCACCAATCGGCACAATCATTACCTACAAATACTACGGGCTTACCAAAAATGGGCTACCAAGATTCCCCGTTTTTCTTAGAGTCTACTCACCTTAAATAGCCCAAATCGTCCTCACCCCACTTTCTAGCCACCACTTCATTGTAAATTTACAAACAAGCATAGTCAAATAAAATCTAACCAAGTGTATCAAAATGCAAATAAGTGCAAATAAACATAGCAAAGCCCACTTTGATAGAGCACTTTTTCTATCATCATTTTTTATCATTTTTATCATTGTTTTTTGCTACTTCTCTTTATCATCGCGATAGTAAAATCTAAAATACCTAGCCCATTAAATTCCCATTTATGCTTTATTTTTGAGAGTATCCATTCTCATTATGCCTTTCTTTTTGATAACTTTTAGAAATAATTACCATTTTGTAAAAAATTAAGATTTTTTTAAGAGTTTTTGCATTATTATCGCGTTCGTTTTTTAGCCCACTAGGGCAATCTAATCAAAAAGGACACCAAATGCAAACTCCGCGCAAACTATCTGCAAGCACACTTGCAAGCCTCCCTCCACATTTGCCTATACAGCCACTTAGCAATCTACTTAAAAATCAAATCCACTCACGCAAGCCACTTACACAAGCAACCTTTAAGCAAAATATCGCTCTATCAGCCATAGCTTTTCTAAGCCTATCTAGCGTTCTAAATGCCAACCCAAATGAGATTAACTTACAGGGGGGGGGGGCAGCACAAAATACAACACAAAATGTCTTAGAAAAAAATAGCACCAAAGAGCATTCCACTCAAACCACCTCGCAAAATCCTCAAACCACTTCACAAAACTCCACCCAAAATCCTATCTCTACAAACCAAAGCGATTATCAAGCAAACTCCTCCCAAGATTCCCTCATAGATTCTCTGCAAAATCCACAAACCACTTCACAAGATTCCACAATAGATTCCACCCAAAATATACAAACAAATCAATATGACAAAAAATCCAAACGCTACAACAAACTAATAAAACACGAAAGCAAATATGACGACCTCCAAGCAAAGCAGCTTGATAGAGTAGTAGTAAGTGCGAGTGGCTATGAGCAAGACATAAAAAACGCTCCCGCTTCAGTTAGCATTATCCCAAAAGAAGAGATTCTCACGCGCCCAGTGCGTGATATTGGCGAAGCGGTGCAAGATGTGCCCGGCGTGTATGTGGAGAGTGATAAGACAGGGTTTAACAAAATTTCAATGCGTGGGCTTAGCTCTGCTTATACGCTTATTTTGATTGATGGCAAACGCCAAAATGTCGCGCAGGGCTTTAGCTCTAATGGTTTTGGCGAGGCACTAAATGCAAATATCCCACCGCTTAGTATGATAGAGCGAATCGAAGTGATTCGCGGTCCTGCAAGCACGATTTATGGCTCTGACGCGATGGGCGGCGTTATCAACATTATCACAAAAAAGCATACGGATAAAACACAAAGCGGTATGCAACTTGACGCAAAATTTAGCGAAAATCCCAATGTCTTTGGCAATATCTATGGCGCAAATGGCTATGTAACCACGCCTTTACTTAAAAATATGCTCTCACTTAATTTGCGCGGTGGATATAAGATAGGAGAGCAAAATACCTTTCTAAAACCTGCAGGATTAAACGGCACAAACGGCGGAAGTGGAGGTGGGACGAATCCATACACTAATCCTTACGCCACGCATTCCGCTACGGGATTTACAAATTGGAATGCTGGACTTAGGCTAAACTACACACCCGAACCGCACAATAGCCTTTATTTTGACGCGGAGGCTTATTTCGCTCGTGTAGGTTCGCTAAATACTTCGCGCAATCAAATCACAGGAATCCGCGATTTTTATAAAATCAATTCCGTGCTAAACCACGATGCGAATTATGATTGGGGTAAAATCAACACTTATGTGCAGTATTCTGCCACTTTGTGGGCTTCACACTATGGATATACGGCAAATACTAGCACACCAAGCACTAGCGCAAGTGTAGCAGTGGGTGCTAGTAAAGGTGCTGGGGTGAATTGGGGCGCAGCAAGTATAAACCAAGATGTGGTATTTCAAAGCACTTACAACAATAGCTTTGATTTAGGCTGGGCTGGTGCGATAATCTTTAATGGTGGGGTTTATTACCTATATGAAAATCTATGGCGCAAGTCAAATGGCACTAAAATGGATATGCACCAAGTAGCACTTTTTGGCGAAGCAGAATATTTGATAAATGAATATATAAGCACCACTTTGGGTTTGCGCATAAATTATAGTAATAAATTTAACTCTCTAGCCGTGCCAAATCCGCGCTTTTATCTCAATGTCAATCCCACAAATTATCTCACATTTAAAGCTGGAATCTCAAGCGGTGTATTAGCCCCACAGCTAAGCTATCTCTATGATGGGTGGAATATGACTTCTGCAAATGCAGGTGTGCTTGGCAATAAAAATATTCAGCCTGAAAAGAGCTGGAATTACGAGCTAAGCGGGATTTTGGACTTTGAGGCTGTGAATCTAACGCTAACGGGATATTACACAGATTTCCGTGATAAAATCTCTACGCAACCATACACTGACGCAACCTGCACAAATGATAGCACTTGCTCGATTGTGCGAAATGTGGATAAATCACTCATCACAGGCGCGGAGGCGAGTTTTAAGCTAAAGCCGATTTATTATGGAATTGGGCTTGATATGAGCTATTCATTTGCCTACACAAAGATTTTGAGCGCAGCTTCACAAGGGTCGGCAAATGCCGAATACTACAAAGGCGAACCGCTAAACCTTATCCCACGACATAGCTTTGTGATAAAGCCCAGCTACAAAATTGGCGGATTTGAGGCATTTTTGCGCTGGAGTGGGAAATTTCAAACGCCTACGCCAACTCCCGCACCAAATAATAGCACCGCAGGAAACAACCTTGTGCGTGGGGCTATCGGCAAATACTACAAAAACTATCAAATCTTAGATTTGTCTCTTAGCTATAAGTTTTCAAATGGGCTTGGTGCGACATTTGCGGTAAATAACCTGCTAAATACGAATTTTTGGGAGCCTATTTTGTTTAGCAGCAATCAAAACTACACGAATCAATATCAACGAATCCTACCTAGCCGAAACTATTGGCTGACATTGAGATATGATTTTTAGATTCGTAAAAATTATTGACACGAATCGTGGATTTATTGCGATTGCAACAGCATAGAATTGTGGCAATCTATACGCTCATTGTCATTGCGAGGCGAATCGTAGATTTGCGCAAAGCAATCTATTTCCCCCTCCCTCTGCGGAGGGGGACAAAGGGGGTGGGTTCTTTTTCGTCATTGCGAGCAAGTCGCAAGACTTGCGTGGCAATCTAAAGAAAAAAAAAGATAGAGAAAAAGAATAGATTGCCACGAGAATCCTTGTGGATTCTCTCGCAATGACGATTGAGGGTGGATTGCCACGAATCTGACAAGTCAAATTCCAGCAATGACGGGAGTGGCGGACTGCTTCGTTGTGGCTTTTAGCCACTGCCTCGCAAAACAAGCGTAGTGCAGTTTCTTTAGAAAGCCTTTGGCTTCTTTAGTAAAACAAGGCGAAGCGAAGTTTCTTTAGTAATGACGAATTTTTCCGCGTTTTTACTCACGCAAAAAAACACCCACCCCCAAACCCCCTCGTGCTAAGGGAGGGGGTTTTTAAAAAGTCAAACACGGTTACTCTAAGGGAGGGGGGCTTTAAAGTCGCAAAAACACCCTCCGCTAGAATTTTATCATTTGGGAAAGCTTAAAAAGATTTTACACAAGCCTAGTTGTTTTTATCATATTATAAAAACATTTGTCATACTTAAGGGCGTAGCTCGAAGTATCCAAAGCAAAATCAAGTAGAGATATTTCGGTTTCTTGCGAAACCTCAATATGACAAGATAATAAATAAAAACAACTTAACAAAAATCTAAAGCTACAAACTCCTAATACCATACTTTGGCGAAATATAGCCCATTTGCACTCACAGGCTCTCGCCAAGCAGGTTTTTCCCCGCGTAGTTGGGAGAGAAAATCGCCAAAGTCCACTTCCCCCCTTGATACTGCTAGGCTAGCCCCTATCATCAGCCGCACCTGTGCGCGCAAAAATCCATCTCCCTCAATATAGATTCCAAAGCACTCATTGCCACCCCACTTAGATAGGCAAATTCTCTTTAGCCTAGTCGCATAAATCGTGCGTGTGGTTGTTTTGGCACTTGAGTTTGATTTTCTAAATAGTGCAAAATTATGCGTCCCTACAAATGCGTGTAAGCATTTTTGTAGCTTATCTACCTGCCCTACCCGCTCTAGTGCGACAAATGGTGCAAGAAATGGGCTTTGAAAATGTGGGGAGAAAAGATACAAATACGCGCGTTTTTTGGCGTCTTTTATCGGGCAAAAACTAAAATCCACTTCCTTTAAAGAGCGGATTTTGATATGAGGGTAGATTTTGGGAGCTAGGATTTTTGCTAGCTTAGATTCTTCCCAAAAGCTAGGCGCGTAAAACCGCACAACCATTCCTAGCGAATGCACACCTTTATCAGTGCGCCCAGCTCCAAGCACACTAGAATCTATGCCTATACTTTGCAGTGCCTCGCCTATTTTTTCGCTCACGCTTATGATATTGCGTGATTTTTGTGGGGCAAATCCACTAAACGCACCGCCGTTATACGCGATTTTTAGCGCGAAAGTTTTTTGCAGATTTTGCTTTTGTAGCGTTTGCATTAGCCTAATATCGCCTAAAAATAAATCTCCGATACAGCACATAAGAGCCCACAAGCCACACCAAAGGTAACGCAATAGTCCCTATAAGTGGTGCGTTTTGGCTCAAAACATACATAGCCACAAAATACCCCGCTACACTCACAAGCAAATACACATAGCTAAGATTTCTTTGAAATCTTGGATTTGCCACGCCAAAAAGCACTACTAAAAACACAC
This genomic stretch from Helicobacter macacae MIT 99-5501 harbors:
- a CDS encoding rod-binding protein gives rise to the protein MKIDSTNALNQYQALKIQSLESSLSSKAQGKSTLHHQANALKDNPTQKSQNAQSKEDAALKEQTDAFEAILLKFMLDNALKLEDPLFPKQPGTDIYHSMYKESLSEQLSGSFGYSKALYDWLKEQGKA
- a CDS encoding sensor histidine kinase, encoding MPKNTTNPAGKKISSENLPNEILPNEILPNEILPNDFLKDNPQNIKALLEEFIRISYSYEKEVKDAKALYERLIETLPEAIWVYNPNGSFFYQNKLAKDLSVILDKLESLKHHKDLQSKKSAPKSTQEEITYQNKIYLIQTNYVKANDTDETQWNTLITATDITSQKRQDRLASMGQISAHLAHEIRNPIGSISLLISTLAKRATQEQKPLISELQKSIFRVERIIKATLLFSKGISANRSPNKISSLRDELRDTLAYYSFSKDIDFEFDFVDKVALFDKDLLFIALQNFLFNAIDAIEEGEAQRGKITLKAQLDGEELIFSIQDNGKPFDEGFDEVALFEPFVSTKLKGNGLGLALSKQIIESHQGTITLNANQKLFIVRIKRA
- a CDS encoding pseudouridine synthase family protein, which translates into the protein MQTLQKQNLQKTFALKIAYNGGAFSGFAPQKSRNIISVSEKIGEALQSIGIDSSVLGAGRTDKGVHSLGMVVRFYAPSFWEESKLAKILAPKIYPHIKIRSLKEVDFSFCPIKDAKKRAYLYLFSPHFQSPFLAPFVALERVGQVDKLQKCLHAFVGTHNFALFRKSNSSAKTTTRTIYATRLKRICLSKWGGNECFGIYIEGDGFLRAQVRLMIGASLAVSRGEVDFGDFLSQLRGEKPAWREPVSANGLYFAKVWY
- a CDS encoding ATP-dependent DNA ligase; the encoded protein is MRIKNISFFALFALFLVLFGFCYSNENSSGDFSENFGINSSADFSEDFDKSTQVFALSNFDKKLLENGSLQGYVVSEKLDGVRALWDGVVLKSRSGKAFSPPKCWVENLPDFALDGELFIARGKFEEVLSIVSKGDSQCEKCKCEEWSKVGYFIFDVPQANQKLNAKNSAKSSADSSAESSAKSYTLLERLALLESWIENRANKTNKASQAKTTKAKNSADLDSAKASKNPILHIIPQESVPSQEALQKKLKEVEKLGGEGLVIRKNSAPYERFRTTNAMKLKSYSDTECVVVAHNQGKGKFSHALGSLTCESLPLDFATTKSAKNADSTQPAPLTFPTHLRKIRFKIGSGFSDKDRAAPPPIGTIITYKYYGLTKNGLPRFPVFLRVYSP
- a CDS encoding c-type cytochrome, coding for MENSLQKVLALGALSLGVVVITNAADPATIIKQRCQSCHGPKMEKQALGKSKITNTLTPEQIKTSLLGYKAKTLNTFGLGATMWGQAASLSAEDIDALSKYIPTLKGK
- the hisB gene encoding imidazoleglycerol-phosphate dehydratase HisB; its protein translation is MKAQNTLTRNTKETQINAKLDIYGSGKSKIHTSIGFFDHMLEAFAKHALFDLELECKGDVEVDFHHSVEDCGIVIGKLLAQSIYPVQNIERFGNGAVAMDEACAECDLDISNRAFLVFDTSACEYRGKILDFDIELVEEWLRAVCFNANITVHISIKRGKNLHHITEAVFKSFALALRRALSKNPRVEIPSTKGCL
- a CDS encoding TonB-dependent receptor domain-containing protein gives rise to the protein MQTPRKLSASTLASLPPHLPIQPLSNLLKNQIHSRKPLTQATFKQNIALSAIAFLSLSSVLNANPNEINLQGGGAAQNTTQNVLEKNSTKEHSTQTTSQNPQTTSQNSTQNPISTNQSDYQANSSQDSLIDSLQNPQTTSQDSTIDSTQNIQTNQYDKKSKRYNKLIKHESKYDDLQAKQLDRVVVSASGYEQDIKNAPASVSIIPKEEILTRPVRDIGEAVQDVPGVYVESDKTGFNKISMRGLSSAYTLILIDGKRQNVAQGFSSNGFGEALNANIPPLSMIERIEVIRGPASTIYGSDAMGGVINIITKKHTDKTQSGMQLDAKFSENPNVFGNIYGANGYVTTPLLKNMLSLNLRGGYKIGEQNTFLKPAGLNGTNGGSGGGTNPYTNPYATHSATGFTNWNAGLRLNYTPEPHNSLYFDAEAYFARVGSLNTSRNQITGIRDFYKINSVLNHDANYDWGKINTYVQYSATLWASHYGYTANTSTPSTSASVAVGASKGAGVNWGAASINQDVVFQSTYNNSFDLGWAGAIIFNGGVYYLYENLWRKSNGTKMDMHQVALFGEAEYLINEYISTTLGLRINYSNKFNSLAVPNPRFYLNVNPTNYLTFKAGISSGVLAPQLSYLYDGWNMTSANAGVLGNKNIQPEKSWNYELSGILDFEAVNLTLTGYYTDFRDKISTQPYTDATCTNDSTCSIVRNVDKSLITGAEASFKLKPIYYGIGLDMSYSFAYTKILSAASQGSANAEYYKGEPLNLIPRHSFVIKPSYKIGGFEAFLRWSGKFQTPTPTPAPNNSTAGNNLVRGAIGKYYKNYQILDLSLSYKFSNGLGATFAVNNLLNTNFWEPILFSSNQNYTNQYQRILPSRNYWLTLRYDF
- a CDS encoding flagellar basal body P-ring protein FlgI — its product is MRAKQTKDFFKSWDFYASWGSSTASFSAKQPKSSPNLKKTFKNIICGYGARVIVAVLLGSVAIGVLTPAKAEKIGEIANVVGVRNNQLIGYGLVIGLNGTGDKTSSRFTMQSIANMLESVNVKVDAESIKSKNVAAVLVTADLPPFARQGDKLDVKISSIGDAKSLESGILVMTPLSAVDGNIYAVAQGGVTTGTSSNLLSAQVAQGAVVEREVPYNLFSQDNITLSLKSSNFQNAVKIQESLNKIFGEQTALAIDSRTIKVSKPQDITPVEFVALIQEVQIDYSQANKIIIDEKSGTIVAGIDIPVRPVVVTSGNITLKITNEPLEGENLEQLDATSSFDEGAGTISASEKSTTISTVVKALQKMGASPKNMISILEAMRQSGAIATPIEVI